Proteins encoded within one genomic window of Bacillus sp. 1NLA3E:
- a CDS encoding ATPase, T2SS/T4P/T4SS family, giving the protein MSSIEQLAERVITDAVRNNATDIHFLPRKNDTLVQLRIGNNLIPKFSLPKQECDRLISHFKFTSSMDIGERRRPQSGSFSLEVDQHVIGLRLSTLPASNSESLVIRLLPQQQQIPFFQLSLFPIMTRKLIALLKHSHGLIIFTGPT; this is encoded by the coding sequence GTGAGCTCGATCGAGCAATTAGCCGAAAGAGTTATTACCGACGCAGTTCGAAACAACGCAACCGACATCCACTTCCTTCCTCGAAAAAATGACACCTTAGTACAACTACGAATCGGAAACAATTTGATCCCAAAATTTTCTCTTCCCAAACAAGAATGTGATCGACTGATTTCCCACTTTAAGTTTACATCCTCAATGGACATTGGGGAGCGAAGGCGACCTCAAAGTGGTTCGTTTTCTCTCGAGGTGGATCAACATGTCATTGGCCTCCGCTTATCAACATTGCCAGCCAGCAATAGTGAAAGCTTAGTGATTCGCTTACTTCCACAGCAACAACAAATTCCTTTTTTTCAACTTTCTTTATTCCCTATTATGACTAGAAAACTGATTGCCCTCCTTAAGCATTCTCATGGATTAATCATTTTTACTGGACCGACATGA
- a CDS encoding recombinase family protein, whose protein sequence is MKYGYARVSTWSQDLTAQITALTKEGCDSIYDEKFTGTKTDRPQFNKLLSVLKEGDTLVVTKLDRFARTTADGIKTVKELFERGVKVHILNMGLIENTPTGRLILNVMLSFAEFERDMIVERTQEGKAIAKQRDDFREGRPRKHSKKQVEHALKLLKNHTYKEVEQLTGITKRTLIRRKNEQTAKMMD, encoded by the coding sequence ATGAAATATGGTTATGCTAGGGTAAGCACATGGTCACAAGATTTAACAGCACAGATTACGGCTTTAACAAAAGAGGGTTGTGATTCTATCTATGATGAAAAATTCACGGGAACGAAAACCGACCGCCCACAATTTAACAAGTTGCTTTCTGTATTAAAAGAAGGAGATACATTAGTTGTTACTAAACTAGATCGCTTTGCTAGGACAACAGCAGACGGAATTAAAACTGTAAAAGAACTATTTGAAAGAGGTGTTAAAGTGCATATCTTAAATATGGGATTAATTGAAAACACTCCCACAGGAAGATTGATACTCAATGTAATGCTTTCTTTTGCGGAATTTGAAAGGGATATGATTGTAGAACGTACCCAGGAGGGCAAAGCGATCGCAAAGCAGCGTGACGATTTTAGAGAAGGTAGACCGCGAAAGCACAGTAAGAAACAAGTTGAACATGCCTTAAAGCTGTTAAAGAACCATACATATAAGGAAGTCGAGCAATTGACAGGAATCACAAAACGTACACTAATAAGGAGAAAGAATGAGCAGACCGCTAAAATGATGGATTAA
- a CDS encoding VapE domain-containing protein produces the protein MQTTAEKIQELLPNAKAFKLIGYSYRNKKKDYKDAKRPAFTGWNNENFKGLEPWQVEKELKQGYWIGARIPDSCIVVDIDDNTQGQLLKNILESENIHHHSIKTPNGYQFIFKHSGDDINQKVKYVTPLGIIVDYRVANKGYIVFPSQNTPERFVLTTSLEPLNELPSWLFPLWNGNKNKDAIPEYPITEGSRNDFLFSWACRLRQLNQTEKDTVIAVELINQYLLTEPIDYDEVERTLESAFNREFNNTLTKKKSANSPFYDLPSDAWEHKIELTQYGTVKNCVGNVLLVLENDEALRDKFGFNSFTKQEEVIGNLPWERNDMLKAMTDYDDACLQNYLSIKYGIVGEKIIRDVMTQLVRKNSFHPVRDYLNNLEWDGKSRLDNLLVYYFGADNTELTHTMTRLAFVGSVARVFEPGCKFDHVLTFKGNQGLGKSSFLRLLAVNDEWFFDNLETVEGKDAKEQLQGKWIIELAEMSAVSKKESNKVKQFITVQADEYRAAYARRKEVHKRQCVFFASTNDENPLKDETGGRRWWIVEVKEKWHEKAIRPDVDQLWAEAVHVYKQMVESKIPLCLPPHLEEQAKIVQSDNTDFGLYHGEVEQALEDGYYMVKGLIIGGKEKIDFDHTCAKHMWVEVLGNPIFSLTTYQARQINAVIKKHRKWKNLGQVRFPSGNYGKVTTFQRL, from the coding sequence ATGCAAACAACAGCTGAAAAAATTCAGGAATTACTTCCCAATGCAAAAGCATTTAAGCTTATTGGCTATTCATACCGCAATAAGAAAAAAGATTACAAAGACGCAAAAAGGCCAGCCTTCACAGGTTGGAACAACGAAAATTTTAAAGGCTTAGAGCCTTGGCAAGTTGAAAAAGAGCTGAAACAAGGCTATTGGATTGGTGCAAGAATTCCAGATAGCTGCATTGTTGTTGACATTGATGACAACACCCAAGGTCAACTTCTTAAAAATATCCTCGAATCAGAGAACATCCATCATCACAGTATAAAAACTCCAAACGGATATCAGTTTATATTTAAACACTCAGGTGATGACATCAATCAGAAAGTCAAATACGTTACACCACTTGGAATCATTGTTGATTACAGAGTTGCAAATAAAGGCTACATCGTTTTCCCTTCACAGAACACCCCTGAACGTTTCGTTCTCACAACTTCTCTTGAACCCCTAAACGAGCTCCCTTCATGGTTATTCCCTTTATGGAACGGTAATAAGAATAAGGATGCAATTCCAGAGTATCCAATAACTGAAGGTAGCAGAAACGATTTTCTTTTTAGTTGGGCTTGTAGATTAAGACAACTTAACCAAACCGAGAAAGACACCGTCATTGCTGTTGAACTTATCAACCAGTACTTGCTTACAGAGCCAATAGACTATGATGAAGTTGAGAGAACTTTAGAATCAGCATTTAATCGTGAATTTAATAATACCCTCACCAAGAAAAAATCCGCAAATAGTCCGTTTTATGACCTTCCAAGTGACGCATGGGAACACAAAATTGAATTAACCCAATACGGCACAGTAAAGAACTGTGTGGGAAATGTGTTACTTGTGTTGGAGAACGACGAAGCTTTACGAGATAAATTTGGCTTTAACTCTTTCACCAAGCAGGAAGAAGTTATCGGAAACCTTCCATGGGAGCGTAACGATATGTTAAAAGCCATGACGGATTATGATGATGCTTGTCTCCAAAACTATTTATCAATTAAGTATGGAATCGTTGGTGAAAAAATAATCAGAGATGTGATGACCCAGCTAGTACGAAAGAACTCTTTCCACCCTGTCAGAGATTATCTAAACAACCTAGAATGGGATGGAAAGTCAAGACTTGATAACCTACTTGTTTATTACTTTGGCGCTGATAACACTGAATTAACGCACACGATGACACGTCTTGCTTTTGTTGGATCGGTTGCTAGAGTTTTCGAACCAGGCTGTAAGTTTGATCACGTCCTTACGTTTAAGGGCAATCAAGGACTTGGAAAATCATCTTTCCTTCGTTTACTTGCAGTTAATGACGAATGGTTCTTTGATAACTTAGAGACCGTAGAAGGCAAGGATGCCAAAGAACAATTACAAGGAAAATGGATCATTGAACTTGCGGAAATGTCCGCAGTAAGCAAGAAAGAAAGTAACAAGGTTAAACAGTTTATCACTGTGCAGGCTGATGAATACCGAGCTGCCTATGCTAGACGAAAAGAAGTCCATAAACGACAATGTGTATTCTTTGCTTCAACCAATGATGAAAATCCTTTAAAGGATGAAACAGGCGGTCGTCGATGGTGGATTGTTGAAGTCAAAGAGAAATGGCATGAAAAGGCGATACGACCAGATGTTGACCAATTATGGGCAGAAGCTGTTCACGTTTACAAACAAATGGTTGAGTCCAAGATACCGCTTTGCCTTCCACCGCACTTAGAAGAACAGGCGAAAATTGTCCAATCTGACAACACAGACTTTGGTCTGTACCACGGAGAAGTCGAACAAGCTTTGGAAGATGGCTATTATATGGTTAAGGGACTTATTATTGGTGGTAAAGAAAAGATAGACTTTGATCACACCTGCGCCAAACATATGTGGGTTGAAGTCCTCGGAAATCCCATCTTCTCTTTAACTACTTATCAAGCACGACAAATCAACGCAGTTATTAAGAAACACCGCAAATGGAAAAACCTCGGACAAGTCAGATTCCCTTCAGGAAATTATGGAAAAGTTACAACTTTTCAAAGACTTTAA